A region of Flavobacterium indicum GPTSA100-9 = DSM 17447 DNA encodes the following proteins:
- a CDS encoding MotA/TolQ/ExbB proton channel family protein — MAQDLKVSGENKENKGASIFAAATILVCLVIGFLVWKFVMGASANFEGGDPENGHPLPGNYLGMVYKGGMIVPALMGLLLMTLVFSIERFFVINKAAGKGDLEKFVKNVLGQIKSGDVQGAIASCDAQQGSVANVVKAGLLKSEQVRKDGLDVEKATENITKEVEQATSLEMPMLEKNLTILSTLVSIGTLLGLLGTVSGMIKAFAGLATAGTPDQAQLANGISEALINTATGISTSTLAIIAYNYFTSKIDTLTYFIDEAGFAISQAYKRAKGSN; from the coding sequence ATGGCACAGGATTTAAAAGTTTCTGGAGAGAACAAAGAAAACAAAGGAGCAAGTATTTTTGCTGCAGCTACAATTTTAGTATGTTTAGTAATTGGATTTCTAGTGTGGAAATTCGTTATGGGAGCATCTGCGAATTTTGAGGGTGGAGATCCTGAGAATGGTCACCCACTACCAGGGAACTATTTAGGAATGGTTTATAAAGGTGGTATGATTGTACCTGCGTTAATGGGGTTATTATTAATGACGTTAGTTTTCTCAATTGAAAGATTCTTTGTTATCAACAAAGCAGCTGGGAAAGGTGATTTAGAGAAATTTGTTAAAAACGTATTAGGGCAAATCAAATCTGGAGATGTTCAAGGAGCTATCGCTTCATGTGATGCACAACAAGGTTCAGTTGCAAATGTTGTTAAAGCTGGATTATTGAAATCAGAGCAAGTAAGAAAAGATGGATTAGATGTAGAAAAAGCTACTGAAAATATTACTAAAGAAGTTGAACAAGCTACTTCATTAGAAATGCCAATGTTAGAGAAAAACTTAACAATTTTATCTACATTAGTATCAATTGGTACGTTATTAGGATTATTAGGAACAGTATCTGGTATGATTAAAGCGTTCGCTGGTTTAGCAACTGCAGGAACTCCTGATCAAGCTCAGTTAGCAAACGGTATTTCTGAAGCGTTAATCAACACAGCTACAGGTATCTCAACTTCTACTTTAGCAATTATTGCTTACAACTACTTTACATCAAAAATTGATACTTTAACTTACTTTATTGACGAAGCTGGTTTTGCTATTTCTCAAGCTTATAAAAGAGCTAAAGGGAGCAACTAA
- a CDS encoding biopolymer transporter ExbD, protein MAKVKISKKSTKIDMTAMCDVAFLLLSFFIMTSTAKVPEPKPVDTPASTVQAKLPEHDLATITIGDSAVFFSMTDRDLRVKTLEIMADKYGMEFSEDEKSKFALIDGFGVPLDELKSLIALPGAERNKEGLQKGIPYETPADSTKKSQLGDWVLSSREALVELRTKDLKFAIKADGKEKYPTVKKVLDMMQKQEVNNFYLVTGLRSEDF, encoded by the coding sequence ATGGCAAAGGTTAAAATATCTAAAAAAAGTACAAAAATAGACATGACGGCTATGTGTGACGTTGCGTTCTTATTATTGTCCTTTTTTATCATGACATCAACTGCAAAAGTTCCTGAGCCAAAACCAGTAGATACTCCTGCTTCAACAGTTCAAGCAAAATTGCCTGAGCATGATTTAGCAACAATTACTATTGGAGATAGCGCTGTGTTTTTTAGTATGACAGATAGAGATTTACGAGTTAAAACTCTTGAAATTATGGCTGATAAATATGGGATGGAATTTTCAGAAGATGAAAAATCTAAATTTGCACTAATCGATGGATTCGGGGTGCCTTTAGACGAGTTAAAATCACTAATCGCTCTTCCGGGAGCTGAAAGAAATAAAGAAGGTTTACAAAAAGGTATCCCTTATGAAACACCTGCCGATTCTACTAAGAAAAGTCAGTTAGGGGACTGGGTTCTTTCTTCTCGTGAAGCATTAGTTGAATTAAGAACTAAGGATTTGAAATTTGCTATAAAAGCAGATGGAAAAGAAAAATATCCTACAGTAAAAAAAGTGTTAGACATGATGCAAAAGCAAGAAGTGAACAACTTTTATTTAGTTACAGGATTAAGAAGTGAAGATTTTTAA
- a CDS encoding ExbD/TolR family protein: MAELNTGGGDKGGKVRSKKSNPGVDLTAMVDLAFLLITFFILTTTLSKPQSMDLALPDKDQDIKDEKPPETPAWRTLTVVLGKNNKLVYYIGQTKEPLKGPLVENYGGKGIRKAILAQQQEVKARVADPEKETLTVLIKASKSSNYKNLVDILDEMAITKTKVYAIVDTTPEDLKMLEDKGIK; this comes from the coding sequence ATGGCAGAATTAAATACCGGCGGCGGCGATAAAGGCGGCAAGGTAAGAAGTAAAAAGTCGAACCCTGGGGTTGACTTAACAGCGATGGTTGACTTGGCTTTCTTGTTAATCACATTCTTTATCTTGACAACTACATTGTCTAAGCCACAATCTATGGATTTAGCCTTACCAGATAAAGATCAAGATATAAAAGATGAGAAACCACCTGAAACACCAGCTTGGAGAACTTTAACGGTAGTTTTGGGAAAAAATAATAAATTAGTTTATTATATTGGACAAACAAAAGAACCTTTAAAAGGTCCTTTAGTTGAAAATTATGGTGGTAAAGGTATCAGAAAAGCAATTTTAGCACAACAACAAGAAGTTAAAGCTCGAGTTGCAGATCCTGAGAAAGAAACACTTACAGTGTTAATCAAAGCAAGTAAATCTTCAAATTATAAAAATTTAGTAGATATCTTAGATGAAATGGCAATTACTAAAACTAAAGTTTATGCTATTGTAGATACTACTCCTGAAGATTTAAAAATGCTTGAAGATAAAGGAATTAAATAA
- a CDS encoding energy transducer TonB yields MSSKINLFHDSWLNTVFEGRNKSYGAYELRQTNPKTTIFALILGALFFGSAVSYPLIKSYLDKASEEEEKEKITKVELKKIVEPKKDEPKKIIEQKAEPVKQTKSIVDVVKMVPPVVVDKQTVETPPPTVDDLKDKKTGASDVKGSNDADAGIPLDGLASDVNVAADNTDYSQVFTSVEVNPEPPGGINAFRTKVQNGLLGSLGDIEESINGSVRVRFVVMEDGSLGNFEILEESPKGFKLADKAIQQIKKSPKWKAGVMNGRNVKVYYNFPLKFNISAD; encoded by the coding sequence ATGAGTTCTAAAATAAACTTATTCCACGATAGCTGGTTAAATACAGTTTTCGAAGGGCGTAACAAAAGTTATGGTGCGTATGAATTAAGACAAACAAATCCTAAAACTACAATTTTTGCATTAATTTTAGGAGCGTTATTTTTTGGTTCTGCTGTTTCTTATCCATTAATCAAAAGTTATTTAGATAAAGCTTCTGAAGAAGAAGAAAAAGAAAAAATAACAAAGGTTGAATTAAAGAAAATTGTTGAGCCTAAAAAAGATGAGCCTAAAAAAATCATCGAACAAAAAGCAGAACCTGTTAAACAAACAAAATCAATCGTAGATGTTGTTAAAATGGTACCACCAGTTGTTGTTGATAAACAAACGGTTGAAACACCACCACCTACTGTAGATGATTTGAAAGATAAAAAAACAGGAGCTAGTGACGTTAAAGGTTCAAACGATGCTGATGCAGGTATACCTTTAGATGGACTAGCAAGTGATGTTAACGTTGCTGCTGATAACACTGATTATTCTCAAGTATTTACTTCTGTTGAGGTTAATCCTGAACCACCAGGTGGTATTAATGCTTTCAGAACGAAAGTTCAAAATGGATTATTAGGAAGTCTTGGAGATATTGAGGAATCAATTAATGGTTCAGTTAGAGTGAGATTCGTGGTAATGGAAGATGGTTCTTTAGGTAATTTTGAAATTTTAGAGGAAAGTCCAAAAGGTTTTAAATTAGCAGACAAGGCAATCCAACAAATCAAGAAATCTCCAAAATGGAAAGCTGGAGTTATGAACGGAAGAAATGTAAAAGTTTATTATAACTTCCCATTAAAGTTCAACATTTCAGCAGATTAA
- a CDS encoding PstS family phosphate ABC transporter substrate-binding protein, translating to MKRLLVIVITVLFVFVSCNKSSKEVDETITTGKLDVWVDETLMPIMQEQKAVFESQYSYAKVNLIGKSENEISKAIIEGKANYFVLSRKLNDNEIKFFKSKTILGKVTPIATDGIAVIVNKENNKTSTSLNELSSVLNGSSSNNQLVFDNANSSTLRFLMEKTNVKSLPKTNVAALNNNLEVIKFVSQNANAIGFVGVNWITDVDVETENLLKNVKVLSLEIAKNKLVKPSQSSLALNEYPLSRKIYLLNYQGKTGLGMGFASFVAGNVGQRIILKSGLLPEIIPTRELKIRKKI from the coding sequence ATGAAAAGACTTTTAGTTATTGTAATAACTGTTTTGTTTGTTTTTGTTTCTTGTAATAAATCTTCTAAAGAAGTTGATGAAACCATTACAACAGGTAAATTAGATGTTTGGGTTGATGAAACACTTATGCCAATAATGCAAGAGCAGAAAGCAGTGTTTGAAAGTCAATACAGCTATGCTAAAGTAAATTTAATTGGCAAATCTGAAAATGAAATTAGTAAGGCAATAATTGAAGGGAAAGCCAACTATTTTGTGTTGTCTAGAAAATTGAATGATAACGAAATTAAGTTTTTTAAATCTAAAACAATTTTAGGAAAAGTGACACCTATTGCAACAGATGGTATTGCAGTAATTGTAAATAAAGAAAATAATAAAACTTCTACTTCATTGAATGAATTATCGTCTGTTTTAAATGGTTCGTCTTCAAATAATCAATTGGTATTTGATAATGCTAATTCGAGTACTTTGCGATTTTTAATGGAAAAAACCAATGTAAAAAGTTTACCAAAAACTAATGTTGCAGCATTAAATAATAATTTAGAAGTTATTAAATTTGTATCCCAAAATGCTAACGCAATTGGATTTGTAGGTGTGAATTGGATAACCGATGTAGATGTTGAAACTGAAAATTTGCTTAAAAATGTTAAAGTTTTAAGCTTAGAAATAGCTAAAAATAAATTAGTAAAACCTTCACAATCAAGTCTTGCCTTAAATGAATATCCATTGTCTCGTAAAATATATTTGTTAAATTATCAAGGTAAAACTGGTTTAGGCATGGGATTTGCTTCATTTGTAGCAGGTAATGTTGGTCAAAGAATAATTTTGAAATCAGGTTTGTTGCCTGAAATCATTCCAACAAGAGAACTAAAAATTAGAAAAAAAATATAA
- a CDS encoding tetratricopeptide repeat protein translates to MKKVVLASAVVMLSASLVNAQDLEQVKKTIDAEKYSEARKSLKSMINASPDKGKNYFYLGQVYLDLDKQDSAKIYFEKGRAAKDAGHLNLIGLAHVDFLNGNKTSAATNIATALQSAKKKDTEEQIYIAKAYMNLEHPDYPKAVEAAKKAVASDPKSALAQLTLGDAQLGNKNTNDAYAAYRNAYDLDNTLLRAKLQLAMITRNAKAYPESIKAINEVIAINPNYGPAHRELAETYFAWGYSDLKKYNENTVKALESYRKYMSLTDSSVDSRMRYADFLIITKDWKALEAEALAIQKMDKVNPRIYRYLGYASLETGKNEAAIKAFNDFFSKTDPKKIKGRDYLGLAKAKLSYAVDANGVLTNPTKFNEALVDLQKAAELDHKLSGEFSELGVKMYKQKAYYEAAKLFELALKNKESKTYTLDNYYYGQSIFISSIDKTAEQKLAMKPEFEKANSAFAEVIKNSPTTQDAYLNKGKLNRVIDTEESKKTALGDYEGYVKTVVAKGEAELSKDAVKKNLLEAYTFIGSSYAATDKVKAIAAFEEAKKLNPTDAYITQSLQVLKK, encoded by the coding sequence ATGAAAAAAGTTGTATTAGCAAGTGCGGTTGTAATGTTGAGTGCAAGTTTAGTAAACGCACAAGATTTAGAACAAGTTAAGAAAACTATTGATGCAGAAAAATATTCTGAAGCAAGAAAATCATTAAAAAGTATGATTAATGCTTCTCCTGATAAAGGTAAAAACTATTTTTACTTGGGTCAAGTTTATTTGGATTTAGATAAACAAGATTCTGCTAAGATTTATTTTGAAAAAGGTAGAGCTGCTAAAGATGCAGGTCATTTAAATTTAATTGGATTGGCACATGTTGATTTTCTTAATGGAAATAAAACAAGTGCGGCAACAAATATTGCTACAGCATTACAAAGTGCTAAGAAAAAAGATACGGAAGAACAAATTTATATTGCTAAAGCATATATGAACTTAGAGCATCCGGATTATCCAAAAGCAGTGGAAGCAGCAAAAAAAGCTGTGGCAAGTGATCCAAAATCAGCTTTAGCTCAATTAACACTTGGTGATGCACAGTTAGGTAATAAAAATACGAACGATGCTTATGCAGCTTATCGAAATGCCTATGATTTGGATAATACATTATTGCGTGCTAAATTACAATTAGCTATGATTACCCGTAATGCAAAAGCGTATCCTGAATCAATTAAAGCAATTAATGAAGTTATAGCAATCAATCCGAACTATGGTCCAGCTCACAGAGAATTAGCTGAAACCTATTTTGCTTGGGGCTATTCTGACTTAAAAAAATATAATGAAAATACAGTTAAAGCATTAGAGTCATACAGAAAATATATGAGTTTAACGGATTCTTCTGTAGATTCAAGAATGCGTTATGCCGATTTCTTAATTATTACAAAAGATTGGAAAGCGCTTGAAGCAGAAGCTTTAGCTATTCAAAAAATGGATAAAGTAAACCCAAGAATTTATAGATATTTAGGATATGCGTCTTTAGAAACTGGAAAAAATGAAGCAGCTATTAAAGCATTTAATGATTTTTTCTCTAAAACGGATCCTAAAAAAATCAAAGGTAGAGACTACTTAGGTTTAGCAAAAGCAAAATTATCTTATGCTGTTGATGCAAATGGTGTGCTTACTAATCCAACTAAGTTTAATGAAGCATTAGTTGATTTACAAAAAGCAGCTGAATTAGATCATAAATTGTCAGGTGAATTTAGTGAGTTAGGTGTAAAAATGTATAAACAAAAAGCTTATTATGAAGCGGCTAAATTATTTGAATTAGCGTTGAAAAATAAAGAATCAAAAACGTATACATTAGATAATTACTATTATGGTCAGTCTATCTTTATTTCTTCAATTGATAAAACTGCTGAACAAAAATTAGCAATGAAACCTGAATTTGAAAAAGCAAATTCAGCGTTTGCAGAAGTAATTAAAAATTCTCCAACAACACAAGATGCGTATTTAAATAAAGGTAAATTAAATCGTGTTATTGACACAGAGGAATCTAAAAAAACTGCATTGGGTGATTATGAAGGATATGTTAAAACTGTAGTAGCAAAAGGTGAAGCTGAATTGTCTAAAGATGCAGTTAAAAAGAATTTATTAGAAGCCTATACATTTATTGGATCTAGTTATGCAGCTACAGATAAAGTAAAAGCAATTGCAGCTTTTGAAGAAGCTAAAAAATTAAATCCTACAGATGCTTACATAACACAATCTTTACAAGTGTTAAAGAAGTAA
- a CDS encoding 7-carboxy-7-deazaguanine synthase QueE → MLQKEIQLAVDKGEMLPLMEEFYTIQGEGFYTGTAAYFIRVGGCDVGCHWCDVKESWNADLHPPTEISTIVSNAKQYAETVVVTGGEPLSWNMLPLTNALKEENLRVHIETSGAYEVTGSWDWFCLSPKKTKLPTQSAFELADELKVIIHNKHDFMFAEEQATKVNPKAILFLQPEWSKKEEMTPLIVDYVMNNPKWRVSLQTHKYLNIP, encoded by the coding sequence ATGTTACAAAAAGAAATACAATTAGCCGTTGATAAAGGGGAAATGCTTCCTTTAATGGAAGAATTTTATACAATACAAGGCGAAGGTTTTTATACTGGAACAGCAGCTTATTTTATTAGAGTGGGTGGTTGTGATGTGGGTTGTCATTGGTGTGATGTTAAAGAAAGTTGGAATGCTGATTTGCATCCGCCTACAGAAATTTCAACTATCGTGAGTAACGCAAAGCAATATGCAGAAACTGTTGTTGTTACTGGTGGTGAACCGTTATCATGGAATATGTTGCCTTTGACAAATGCATTAAAAGAAGAAAATTTAAGAGTGCACATTGAAACGTCAGGGGCATATGAGGTTACAGGAAGTTGGGATTGGTTTTGTTTGTCACCTAAAAAAACGAAATTGCCCACACAAAGTGCCTTTGAATTGGCAGATGAATTGAAAGTAATTATTCATAATAAACACGATTTTATGTTTGCTGAAGAGCAAGCTACAAAGGTAAACCCAAAGGCCATTTTGTTTCTTCAACCCGAATGGAGTAAAAAAGAAGAGATGACTCCTTTAATTGTAGACTATGTAATGAATAATCCCAAATGGAGAGTTTCATTACAAACACATAAATATTTAAATATTCCTTAA
- a CDS encoding class I SAM-dependent methyltransferase translates to MKDLFGQALLDYQTNHSPENILTETNISEEDEMDVAYLFRSYKEMPKLEQKALQLSKGKILDVGCGAGSHALYLQEKGLDVTAIDLSKKAIETCQLRGIKNTFNCNVLDLNIHQDDKYDTILLLMNGTGIFGKLNQISKYLTHLKSLLNEGGQILIDSSDLIYMYDQDEDGAYEVPATGYYGELTFTISYKGQTEEPFDWLYLDYNTLQNACHAHGMNCELIEEGEHFDYLARLTL, encoded by the coding sequence ATGAAAGATTTATTTGGACAAGCCCTTCTCGATTACCAAACTAACCATTCCCCTGAAAACATACTTACAGAAACCAATATTTCGGAAGAAGATGAAATGGATGTTGCTTATTTATTCCGTTCATATAAAGAAATGCCCAAATTAGAACAAAAGGCATTACAACTTTCGAAAGGCAAAATATTAGATGTTGGATGTGGCGCTGGAAGTCATGCCTTATACTTACAAGAAAAAGGATTAGATGTTACCGCCATTGACCTTTCAAAAAAAGCTATAGAAACCTGTCAATTAAGAGGTATAAAAAACACATTTAACTGTAATGTTTTAGATTTGAATATACATCAAGACGACAAGTACGATACTATTTTGCTTTTAATGAATGGTACTGGAATTTTTGGTAAATTAAACCAAATATCAAAATATTTAACCCATTTAAAATCATTGTTAAACGAAGGTGGACAAATTTTAATTGACAGTTCCGATTTGATATATATGTATGATCAAGACGAAGATGGCGCTTATGAAGTTCCTGCAACAGGGTATTATGGCGAATTGACTTTTACTATTTCCTACAAAGGACAAACGGAAGAACCTTTTGATTGGTTGTATTTAGACTACAACACGCTACAAAATGCGTGTCATGCACATGGCATGAACTGTGAATTAATTGAAGAAGGCGAACATTTTGATTATTTAGCAAGACTAACTTTATAA
- a CDS encoding YkgJ family cysteine cluster protein, with product MLKPSLNEIQKLAKDKHNENKKYFDKLKKKTPKNLDYVMQDLHDAEFKKTNCLECANCCKTTGPLFTSADIERIAKHFRQKPQQFIEQYLRIDEDQDYVLQQVPCTFLDAENYCMIYDVRPKACREFPHTDRQKFQQIANLTIKNVAICPAAYNIVEEMKKKMPL from the coding sequence ATGTTAAAACCATCTTTAAACGAAATACAAAAACTGGCCAAAGATAAGCATAACGAAAACAAAAAGTATTTCGATAAGTTAAAAAAGAAAACACCTAAAAATTTAGATTATGTGATGCAGGATTTGCATGATGCCGAATTTAAAAAAACCAATTGCTTGGAATGTGCTAATTGTTGTAAAACGACTGGACCACTTTTTACTTCGGCAGATATAGAACGAATTGCAAAACATTTTAGACAAAAGCCACAACAGTTTATTGAGCAGTATTTACGAATTGATGAAGACCAGGATTATGTATTGCAACAGGTGCCGTGTACATTTTTAGATGCCGAAAATTATTGCATGATTTATGATGTGCGACCTAAAGCTTGTCGCGAATTCCCACACACCGACCGTCAAAAATTTCAACAAATAGCAAATTTGACCATAAAAAATGTCGCAATTTGTCCAGCCGCCTATAATATTGTGGAAGAAATGAAAAAGAAAATGCCACTATAA
- a CDS encoding exo-beta-N-acetylmuramidase NamZ family protein, whose amino-acid sequence MKFDFTKQLGFKITFLFFGLLLFSCSSSTKTLSTSEVKQKSSTTTELKPIGKIIVGAERFEHYLFDLKNKNVGIVTNQTGVIPVYNHTNNTTSYKHVVDFLIESQVKVTKIYAPEHGFRGTADAGELIVDGKDTKTGLPIVSLYGANKKPKPEHVTDINVMIFDIQDVGARFYTYISTLHYVMEACAENNIELVVFDRPNPNGTIIDGPILEKEYSSFVGMHPIPVLHGMTIGEYAKMINGEGWLKGGIKCNLKVVPCYNYKREYPYSLPIKPSPNLPNDQAINLYASLCLFEGTNVSVGRGTEKQFQIYGSPFLKEMKFEFTPVPNFGAKEPLHQDKKCFGEDLTKIKKVTRLELKWLINAYNHTEDKSTFFNEFFYKLAGTKQLKEQIEKGMTEIEIRNSWLSGLTNFKNMRKKYLIYN is encoded by the coding sequence ATGAAGTTCGATTTTACAAAACAATTAGGTTTCAAAATTACGTTTTTATTTTTTGGTTTGCTATTATTTTCTTGTTCAAGTTCCACAAAAACACTTTCGACTTCAGAAGTAAAACAAAAATCTAGTACAACTACAGAATTGAAACCGATAGGCAAAATCATTGTTGGAGCTGAACGATTTGAACACTATTTATTTGATTTAAAAAACAAGAACGTTGGCATCGTTACAAATCAGACTGGGGTAATTCCTGTATACAACCACACAAACAACACTACTTCCTATAAACATGTTGTCGATTTTTTAATTGAAAGTCAGGTTAAAGTTACTAAAATTTATGCTCCAGAGCACGGTTTTAGAGGAACTGCCGATGCCGGTGAATTAATTGTTGATGGAAAAGACACAAAAACTGGATTACCAATTGTTTCGTTATACGGAGCTAACAAAAAGCCAAAACCTGAACATGTAACAGATATTAATGTAATGATTTTTGACATTCAAGATGTAGGTGCACGTTTTTACACTTACATTTCGACGTTACATTATGTAATGGAAGCTTGTGCAGAAAACAATATTGAATTAGTTGTTTTTGACAGACCTAATCCGAATGGAACTATTATAGACGGACCAATTTTAGAAAAAGAATATTCTAGTTTTGTGGGTATGCATCCTATCCCTGTATTACACGGCATGACTATAGGAGAATATGCAAAAATGATCAACGGTGAAGGTTGGTTAAAAGGCGGCATAAAGTGTAACTTAAAAGTTGTTCCTTGTTACAACTACAAAAGAGAATACCCGTATAGTTTACCTATAAAACCATCACCCAATTTACCAAACGACCAAGCTATTAATTTATATGCAAGTTTATGTTTATTTGAAGGAACCAATGTAAGCGTTGGTCGAGGAACAGAAAAACAATTTCAAATTTATGGATCGCCTTTTTTAAAAGAAATGAAATTTGAATTTACACCGGTTCCCAACTTTGGAGCAAAAGAACCATTACACCAAGACAAAAAATGTTTTGGAGAAGATTTAACCAAAATAAAAAAAGTAACGCGATTAGAATTAAAATGGTTGATCAATGCCTACAATCACACGGAAGATAAATCCACTTTTTTCAATGAATTTTTCTATAAGCTTGCTGGAACAAAGCAATTAAAGGAACAAATTGAAAAAGGCATGACAGAAATTGAAATTAGAAATTCATGGCTTTCTGGTTTAACCAATTTCAAAAATATGCGAAAAAAATATTTGATCTATAATTGA
- a CDS encoding ABC transporter permease → MNLEFFIAKRLIDAKSYKSSVSSPIIKIAILAIALSILMMIMSVATGIGLQKKIREKISAFNGQIIISNFDDNQSQVAVEPLSETSFPIQQLKKIEHVSHVQPIATKAGLIRTASAFEGIIFKGVDTKYDWKNLNEFLVEGRLPKFSEEDINEVLISKYLANRLHLKVGDRFNTFFMKEQGKLPSVRKFKIAGIYNSGFQDFDANYVIGNIEHVQRINKWTKNQIGAYEVFIDDFDKLDEIAEHVYRTIPPTYNSTPISQKYYSIFEWLKLFDFNIIVILIIMIVVATINMVVALLVLILERTQLIGLLKAIGANNWTIRKIFIYNAVYLIGRGLLWGNGIALVLLYVQRYFGIVKLNPESYYVNVAPVDINWFYIILLNIGTVIICGLVLIIPSYIITKVSPVKALKFD, encoded by the coding sequence TTGAATTTAGAATTTTTTATCGCCAAAAGACTCATTGACGCTAAAAGCTATAAAAGTAGTGTTTCTTCTCCAATTATAAAAATTGCGATACTGGCAATTGCATTAAGTATTTTAATGATGATCATGTCCGTAGCAACAGGAATTGGGTTGCAAAAAAAAATTAGAGAAAAAATTTCGGCTTTTAATGGTCAAATTATTATTTCAAATTTTGACGATAATCAATCGCAGGTAGCGGTAGAACCCTTATCAGAAACTTCTTTCCCTATTCAACAACTCAAAAAAATTGAACATGTAAGTCATGTTCAGCCAATTGCAACAAAAGCAGGTTTAATTCGAACAGCTTCAGCGTTTGAAGGGATAATTTTTAAAGGCGTTGATACTAAATATGATTGGAAAAATTTAAATGAATTTCTTGTAGAAGGTAGACTTCCTAAGTTTAGTGAAGAGGATATAAATGAAGTTTTAATTTCAAAATACTTAGCCAATAGGTTGCATTTAAAAGTAGGAGACCGTTTTAATACCTTCTTCATGAAGGAACAGGGTAAGTTGCCAAGTGTTCGTAAATTTAAAATTGCCGGAATATACAATTCAGGATTTCAAGATTTTGATGCTAATTATGTTATTGGAAATATTGAACATGTTCAGCGAATAAATAAATGGACCAAAAATCAAATTGGCGCTTATGAAGTTTTTATTGATGATTTTGATAAGCTCGACGAAATTGCAGAACACGTTTATAGAACTATTCCGCCTACCTATAATAGTACACCCATTTCGCAAAAATATTACAGTATATTCGAATGGTTGAAATTATTTGATTTTAATATTATCGTTATATTAATTATAATGATTGTTGTAGCAACCATAAATATGGTCGTGGCATTGTTAGTTCTAATTTTAGAACGTACACAGTTAATAGGATTGTTAAAAGCTATTGGAGCGAACAATTGGACCATTAGAAAAATATTTATTTATAATGCGGTATATCTAATAGGAAGAGGATTGTTGTGGGGGAACGGAATTGCGTTAGTACTATTGTATGTGCAAAGATATTTCGGAATTGTAAAGCTAAACCCAGAAAGTTACTATGTAAATGTAGCACCTGTAGATATCAATTGGTTTTATATTATACTATTGAATATAGGAACAGTTATAATATGTGGTTTGGTATTGATTATTCCTTCTTATATAATTACTAAAGTATCACCAGTAAAAGCATTAAAATTTGATTAG